Part of the Anopheles coluzzii chromosome 3, AcolN3, whole genome shotgun sequence genome is shown below.
ACCGGTTTGAAGCATTCCATTAACCGATAGAACTATTCCATTATATGACTCGAAAACCTCTATGCTAAACAATGTAACATAAATTAACAAAGATCTTTATGAATAAATGCCAACATTACTAAGCAAAAAGACAAGGCTGCCCGAAAAAACCACAGAACAATTCATGAACGGTAAAAGCTATGTTGATGTAAAAATTATTTGCAACTGTACCGTCAATGTAGTGAGTCTTTGTATGATAAATACCAAATATACACCACTATACTTACACATACGGATCTTTGCTAACCAAACGTGATCACGTAACACAATCTCATCCAAACATTTCCTTGAGCTATCGCTAAAAGTCATGAATCGACTGGTTGTTTGATCAACCGCGGTAGCCAGCGATAGCGCAAACTAATAACCATGCATTTGAATAATTACAAACGTTGTGTGAAGATCGGTGCAATCAATCGGTTCAGCATCTCTGACCTCATTATCATCAGTATTTATgctttattaatttattttattgatacaAACAACAAAGCGGTGCGTTTCAAGTTTCACGAATCAACATTCTAGAGTATGCCATACCTATGTAGTGTGTTCTGGACCAATGCATTGATGTTTTGATATCTCTATTTACATACATTCCATTAAGATTTGAATCAGAACATCTGTAGTACCACCATGCGCCCTGGTGTGCGGAAGCACAGTTTTCTGCAAACTTTGCATCATTGTCGCGATCCATTGTCGTGAACTTTTCttccttgttatttttcaaagCATCATCTGCCGTTCCCGTGTAAAATCCCAGCTTTGCTAACGCATATTGCTCCTTCTCACTCCCGATCATAAACTCACTATACCGTGCGTACTTGTAGTTTCCATTGAAGTCTTTCAACTCCACCAGTAGCTCGTGCTTTCGGGTCATCGTCAAACGGTGTAGCCGATCCAATCCGAGCCAGAACTCTCCATCGATGCTGCCGAACCCATTCCGATACTCGGTCCAGTTGCGGTAAAAGTTCATCGATCCGTCGTAACGATACTGGAACACTAACCAACCTCCTCCAAATGCAGTTTGTTCGCAGTATCCCACAAATGGTTCATCATCCTCGGTAGGCTGTATGATGTACTTGCCCGATCGCTTCGATGGATTCTTCTTGCACGATGGAAACGAGACAGTACGAAGATTTAAGCCAGAATTGATCATAAACAAATCTAAATCTTGTTTTGTCGTCAGCTTTTGTAGTTCCCTCCGTAGCTGGTCTTGATTTTCATTGGCTTTATTCGTTTCAGTTTGCAGCGCAGTAAGGTTTTGGCCAATTGCCTGACCCAGCTGTTTGATGATCTCAATAATCCCAGAAAGCTTCTGGTCAATGATTTCTTGATCCTTCTTTATGGCTGTTTCGACTTCGATCAGCTGGTCCTGTTGATAATCTAATTTCGTAATTAGCATCTCGAATGCAAATCCAGAGAACGTGGTATTTCCGATATTTGCTGAGACAGAGGAGACTCCTGATGTTGAACACAACACCAACACTAAAACCACGATCAATTGTGCAACGTCCATGATGTTCAAGCACCAACCACTTTGCTGTTAAATAATGATACTGAGCTGATGCTAGTAATTTAGATTCTTTTTATAGCGGTTTCGTAGGGGAAGAAATCAACATTACGGACAGCTAAGGAAAAAGGTGCTtatcagttttgaaatgtaGCAACTCATCAGTctggtgtttttttacaaAGCGCATAACATTAAACAACAGTTCTCCCCGCAAGATGTGGCCAAAGGTTCAGTAGATTCGGGATCAAGAGAGAGCAAAATTTCACTCTATGCTAATAGTCTTGTGAATGAATGCGAAATCTCTGCAAGCCATTCTATCCAAATTGTTGCAAGACATTGGACATCTTACCGTTGGATGAAGCGTGTTTTTGGTTCTATTTTTATAGTAACTCAGCTATTACACTgggaacagaacagaacagaaactATGAAGCGAGCAAAGCGAGCAGTTGTTGGTGATTAGGACTTTTGAACCATACATTGTGTCGTGTTGCATGAAATCATTCTATAAGAGTGGTCCTAGCAAGAGGTTTGAATATGTCCTCCTATGTCCCGGTGATGCCTGTTATGAGAtcgtgagtttgttttttcacATCTTTGAGACCAATCAATTGCGATCAGCTTAATTTAACATGGTTTTTTACAACATAATTTATTGCACAATTTACACACGAACTGCGAACAGTGGAACAGCATGCATTCAACGTCGTGCCAAGGCGTTCTCACACACGCGGCAGTTTGGGAAACTAAGTAcgtttgaaaaatgcaaaaaggaATAGTTGCTATGTTCCTTCGACCTTTAACACGGAGAGGTGTTCTTTCGACCTTTAACACGGAGAGGTACACACGTTTTTATTTTACGAACACATTTACtccttttgcaaaaaaaaacttatctTTTAGACGTATAACATATAACGTACAGACAAACATTCCCGCCGTTCCCTATCACGTGTGCTTTCTAATTTAGCCAGTTATCAAGTGTGATGAATGTGTGTTCGTCGGTTAACCTCGTTGACCGCGCAAATGATGATTTCGGATAGATGGAATACACAGATCAATCGTTGACCGCTGAATTACACCAGATATGTACTAACTTCGAGGCATCCTTTACAGTTCTCTATAGGCAGTAGCGGATGAAGGGTACCGGGAGCCCcggtaagacgagttgaggccccctgtaaatggtaaatggtgtTCGGGGGGTGGTAGCGGCACTAAACtggctgttgggagattgaacagtaaactTGAAATTTCGGGGGCCCTTCGATCATCAGTCACAGGCTCTAAAATTTTTGCTGACGGGGACGGGGACGGGGgacggggggggggtgcaattCGCCAGCCACGGGGCCCCAAtgtccatccttccgggggcccttgtcgctagtactctgtccatacggcatactatagaatggcgatctacgaggcccctaaatcggcggggccccaggcgaccgcctagtccgcctaccgttagatgtCTATAGAAGTAAAGAGGGCAAACTGAGCATGCGGTGTAAAATGGGCACCCTTTATTTAAGGATTATCTCACAGCAAGGATAAATTCAAAGGCAAATGTATTCGCTGGAGTATCATTCAAACACCatgtatgttttgttactCTTAAttaacaaataaccaagaaaaatacaaaataagattgatgtaatttttgccacttcgaaaataaccTTAAAGAaatgtcacagggatgcgtggAAGTTTTAgtacatttcatttattttatttttcaaggTATGATATTTCTATATAATTTGTCTCAAGAAAGCAAggaaaatgaacaaataaaataaaaaatacaaaaatgcttcacgtggggcaaaatgggcagttatgcttggggcaaaatgggcagatgcttttgacatatGGCGCTTGGTGAGGTTATGATGTTGTATTTATCCCCACAggcacacataaaaaaatcaaaagtatAGATTGAAACATGTAAAAAGTGTATTAATTTTAACAATATATTTTTCTAAGAATTTTAGGGGATTTGTTGaacagcaaaataaaagaaaggaagagaaaggaacaaaacttgcgcaaaagcatagagtGTATAGTCTTTTTATCTATTTAAGGGATGTTTTCGATCTTAACCGTAAGCAAAAACGACAATTAAAAAATCCCTGTTATTTAAACGAGTCGTTTCAGCGATTGTCAAAGTGCTTTTTCATCCCAGAATATCCTTAATAAGTTTTGCGGCTTGGGAGCATGGGGTCATCAAGAAGAGACATTGGTCTtgctttgttattttttaactgATCACACTTTTGCCCCTCTATTGTCGATCAAATGATCAAACATTATAATTAGTTTTTAAAgtactattattatttttatttttgaaccaTGCCTTGATGATATAATTATAgaaaaaacagcaataataTAAATCGCATTGCCCAatcattttgtttctaaaGTTTTGTAATGTAACAATTTAAgttcaatattaaaaaaaaacacattctacTGGCCCGCGGTTCTCGATCATTTACTAATTTTGGCCCTTTCCCTCAAAAAATTGCCGACCGCTGGCATAGACCATTAcataagcgcagttgttgtggcccatattgccccagcgttttgacgtttcacgtTTTGCTTACATATGCTCATTTTGCCCGCGTGTAAAAATAGCTTCTCATAAAAAACTTTACCTGTACTAAAATCCTGAACGCGACGCAACGTCAAGTACTGGGCGTTCTGTTGTTAGTCCGGTAGTGCAGGTGAACGATTTATGTATGGCGCACCCTGCCGCCAATCTGTGTGAGTCACATCAGACATCTAAGATGACATGCGGTCTGCGTAGTATCAAAATGCTGGGGGAAAATATTAAGCCTCGAGTTT
Proteins encoded:
- the LOC120956224 gene encoding microfibril-associated glycoprotein 4-like gives rise to the protein MDVAQLIVVLVLVLCSTSGVSSVSANIGNTTFSGFAFEMLITKLDYQQDQLIEVETAIKKDQEIIDQKLSGIIEIIKQLGQAIGQNLTALQTETNKANENQDQLRRELQKLTTKQDLDLFMINSGLNLRTVSFPSCKKNPSKRSGKYIIQPTEDDEPFVGYCEQTAFGGGWLVFQYRYDGSMNFYRNWTEYRNGFGSIDGEFWLGLDRLHRLTMTRKHELLVELKDFNGNYKYARYSEFMIGSEKEQYALAKLGFYTGTADDALKNNKEEKFTTMDRDNDAKFAENCASAHQGAWWYYRCSDSNLNGMYVNRDIKTSMHWSRTHYIGMAYSRMLIRET